Proteins encoded by one window of Acetivibrio thermocellus ATCC 27405:
- the pilM gene encoding type IV pilus assembly protein PilM: MLLPFLRNNYLSIDIGFRNIKVVEVAVNRNNEVYINNFGIAPTPLNCIKNGVIKNVDAVSSEISRIIRENKMKVKKSKIVMSGTSIISRVFMIEKVPGKSIDELVQEAIMSNLPINPDEHKIDYKILQELKEDNVEKVKVFVTAVRKSIINSYIDVLFELGLKPVSVDIPANSTAKFFNRDIKVSIDNVKFVNPNRSQLNKDAFAVIDFGSETTIINILRNKILEFNKVILSGSSNLDEAIAKNMRKSIIEAERLKKLYGISVPPHHSTNEEHMKVYRILKEVVDKLLNQIYMCLTFYEARCYGVKVGKIFIIGGGSLLKGLADYMEQVLQVPVYPVGLLDIDGIDINKNLNSDKLNFLVNAVGITL; this comes from the coding sequence TCTAAGCATTGATATTGGTTTTAGGAATATCAAAGTTGTTGAAGTGGCAGTTAACAGGAACAACGAAGTCTACATCAACAATTTTGGAATAGCTCCTACTCCGTTAAATTGCATAAAAAACGGCGTTATCAAAAATGTGGATGCGGTATCCAGCGAGATTAGCAGGATAATCCGGGAGAACAAGATGAAGGTAAAGAAGTCCAAGATTGTTATGTCCGGTACCAGCATAATTTCGAGAGTGTTTATGATTGAAAAAGTACCGGGCAAGAGTATTGATGAGCTTGTTCAGGAAGCGATAATGTCCAACTTGCCTATCAACCCGGATGAACACAAAATTGACTACAAGATTTTGCAGGAGTTGAAAGAAGATAACGTCGAAAAGGTTAAAGTTTTTGTAACTGCAGTAAGAAAAAGCATAATAAACAGTTACATTGATGTTCTGTTTGAACTTGGTTTAAAACCTGTTTCAGTTGATATACCGGCAAACAGTACGGCAAAATTTTTCAACAGAGATATAAAGGTCAGCATTGACAATGTTAAGTTTGTAAACCCCAATAGAAGTCAGTTGAACAAAGATGCTTTTGCAGTTATAGATTTTGGTTCGGAAACCACGATTATAAATATTCTGAGAAACAAAATACTGGAGTTTAACAAAGTAATATTAAGCGGAAGCAGCAATCTGGACGAGGCAATAGCTAAAAATATGCGCAAGTCCATAATTGAAGCTGAAAGGCTTAAGAAATTGTATGGCATTTCGGTTCCGCCGCACCATTCCACCAACGAGGAGCATATGAAGGTTTACAGGATTTTAAAGGAAGTGGTTGATAAGCTTTTGAACCAGATTTACATGTGCCTTACTTTTTATGAAGCTCGTTGCTATGGTGTAAAAGTCGGAAAGATATTTATAATAGGCGGGGGTTCACTCTTAAAAGGTTTGGCCGACTATATGGAACAAGTGCTGCAGGTACCTGTTTATCCTGTGGGACTTTTGGATATAGACGGTATTGATATAAACAAAAATCTAAACAGCGACAAGCTGAATTTCCTTGTGAATGCCGTAGGAATAACGCTGTAA
- a CDS encoding N-acetylmuramoyl-L-alanine amidase family protein: MKRGLFVLFVAMVLVFNSFTMCAEALKLTYDGKVHEYTGNIYTLKVDGEVVNSDLPPIIINGRSLVPVRAIFEKLGAKVGWDAASKKVTISYDSNTIELKINDVNALVNGTKVAMEVPAKIINDRTVVPVRFVGEQLGMEVGWNAEKGEITLDSGKSVVASINDINYKIDGNLHQVKIELDKCREYKIMRVANPDRIVVDFPNTKLSNANTNISVGSELISSIRCGNPDTKTARVVLDVVGQPQYIVKEEGSNVVLNLQKPNTGRPSGTVGSNKLDVEHVSKTDHDEVYIKCGTAPEYNSFTLSDPERIVIDVSGAYIEGEIKNIETKGNLVKSVRCANQSGNVARVVVDLQQKLNHKIIKSGEYLIVYISRAPISENPAVSLPSRGGTGKDEGSRDNILYVAYEPDGQKDKVVLSLDSYENYNIVKNVEKNKIIIDIPNAIGPSEAKTISVDSDMVGSVKYVGFDKSYAQVEIGLKSKIQYEVIEKEGRLELVLSKAAEVSPSPSPTPTPTPTPTQTPTSTPTPTQSPTPTPTPTPVQVVKDGSLSIAYNVASTYSKVILGIQNYKNYNVNRISDPDRIVIDITGANVEKTANTVEIKKGFIEAIRYSQYEVGVVRVVIDVKDNPKHDVKKSGDKLEIYLKDSVSGQNYKNIKYVNNMDRIHFILQGAKLTEGGADLKKFYTEKYDLGGKRYTITFPSNLADIGSGIMQINDGIVDYVKITQNPDTKQTSMEFNTKEAYSYLIITRGDVNNTTITLLKKASRDDKLVVIDPGHGGLETGAVYGDCYEKDFNLDIAKRLNALLKSKGVKTYMIREDDSYVGLYERAYIANTLNATLFLSIHNNAYNTKSHGTETLYYPTPAGATGFTSKRFAQIIQSRLVSKLKTKDRGIVERPNLVVLKATKMPAALAEVAFMDNSEELQKLKTEEFRQKAAEALCEAVIQALAEVE, encoded by the coding sequence ATGAAGAGGGGTCTTTTCGTTCTGTTTGTTGCAATGGTTCTTGTATTCAATTCTTTCACTATGTGTGCAGAAGCGCTGAAGCTTACTTATGACGGCAAAGTGCATGAGTATACGGGAAATATTTACACATTGAAAGTCGACGGTGAAGTTGTCAATTCCGATTTGCCTCCAATTATAATTAACGGACGTTCTTTAGTCCCTGTCAGAGCGATTTTTGAAAAGCTCGGTGCAAAGGTCGGATGGGATGCGGCGAGTAAAAAAGTGACAATATCATATGACAGCAACACAATAGAGCTCAAAATAAATGATGTAAATGCCCTGGTAAACGGAACCAAAGTAGCGATGGAAGTTCCGGCAAAGATTATAAATGACAGGACTGTGGTTCCTGTGCGCTTTGTCGGAGAGCAGCTGGGCATGGAAGTCGGATGGAATGCGGAAAAAGGCGAGATTACTTTGGACAGCGGAAAAAGCGTTGTTGCCAGCATAAATGATATCAATTATAAAATTGACGGAAACTTGCATCAGGTAAAAATAGAGCTCGATAAATGCAGGGAATACAAAATAATGAGAGTTGCCAATCCCGACAGAATTGTTGTGGATTTTCCCAATACGAAGCTTTCAAATGCCAACACAAACATTAGTGTGGGCAGTGAGCTTATAAGTTCGATACGCTGCGGAAATCCCGATACAAAAACCGCAAGAGTGGTGCTCGATGTGGTTGGCCAGCCCCAGTACATAGTAAAAGAAGAGGGAAGCAATGTTGTATTGAACCTTCAAAAGCCAAATACGGGTAGACCATCCGGAACTGTGGGCAGCAATAAACTTGATGTTGAACATGTCAGTAAAACCGACCATGACGAAGTATATATAAAATGCGGGACTGCTCCTGAATACAATTCTTTTACTCTTTCCGATCCTGAAAGAATTGTGATTGACGTATCAGGAGCGTATATTGAGGGCGAAATTAAAAATATTGAAACAAAAGGCAACCTGGTAAAGTCCGTAAGATGTGCAAACCAAAGCGGTAATGTGGCAAGAGTGGTGGTTGATCTTCAGCAAAAGTTGAACCATAAAATCATAAAATCGGGAGAATATCTTATTGTATACATATCCAGAGCACCTATTTCGGAAAATCCTGCAGTTTCTTTGCCCAGCCGCGGAGGCACCGGCAAAGATGAAGGGTCAAGGGACAATATTCTTTATGTTGCCTATGAACCTGACGGTCAAAAGGACAAAGTTGTTTTAAGCCTTGACAGTTACGAGAATTACAATATTGTAAAGAATGTTGAAAAAAATAAAATTATTATCGACATACCCAACGCCATAGGTCCTTCTGAGGCAAAAACAATCAGCGTTGACAGTGATATGGTCGGCAGCGTCAAATATGTCGGCTTTGACAAGTCGTATGCACAGGTGGAGATTGGGCTTAAAAGCAAAATTCAATACGAAGTAATTGAAAAAGAAGGCAGACTTGAACTGGTTCTTTCCAAAGCTGCCGAAGTTTCGCCGTCGCCATCTCCAACACCTACGCCTACACCGACTCCGACACAGACACCTACCTCTACGCCGACACCGACGCAGTCGCCGACTCCAACTCCGACTCCGACCCCGGTGCAGGTGGTGAAGGATGGTTCTCTTTCAATAGCTTATAACGTTGCATCCACTTACAGCAAAGTCATACTTGGGATACAGAATTATAAGAATTATAATGTAAACCGTATTTCAGACCCTGATCGTATTGTGATTGACATAACGGGGGCAAATGTTGAGAAAACTGCGAATACCGTTGAGATAAAGAAGGGATTTATAGAGGCAATAAGGTATTCGCAATATGAAGTGGGAGTTGTCAGGGTTGTTATTGATGTCAAAGACAATCCGAAGCACGATGTGAAAAAATCGGGAGACAAATTGGAGATATACCTTAAAGATTCAGTTTCAGGTCAAAATTATAAAAATATAAAGTATGTCAACAACATGGACAGAATACACTTCATCTTGCAAGGAGCAAAGCTTACGGAGGGCGGAGCCGACCTTAAGAAGTTTTATACTGAAAAGTATGACCTCGGCGGAAAAAGATATACAATAACATTCCCTTCAAACCTTGCTGATATTGGCAGCGGCATAATGCAGATAAACGACGGAATAGTAGATTATGTCAAGATTACTCAAAATCCTGACACAAAACAAACAAGCATGGAATTTAACACAAAAGAAGCCTATAGTTATTTGATAATTACCCGGGGTGACGTGAACAATACAACCATCACACTGCTGAAGAAAGCATCCAGGGACGACAAGCTTGTGGTCATTGACCCCGGACACGGAGGTTTGGAAACCGGTGCGGTGTACGGAGACTGCTATGAAAAGGATTTCAACCTCGATATTGCAAAGAGACTGAACGCACTTTTAAAGAGTAAAGGTGTCAAAACTTATATGATTCGTGAGGATGACAGTTATGTGGGCTTGTATGAGAGAGCATATATTGCAAATACTCTCAACGCCACACTGTTTTTAAGCATACACAATAATGCATATAATACCAAGTCTCATGGAACTGAGACACTGTATTATCCGACACCGGCAGGAGCTACCGGATTTACCAGCAAGAGGTTTGCGCAGATTATTCAAAGCCGCCTTGTCAGCAAGCTGAAGACAAAGGACAGGGGAATTGTGGAAAGACCGAATTTGGTAGTTCTTAAAGCGACTAAAATGCCGGCGGCTTTGGCGGAAGTTGCGTTTATGGACAATAGCGAAGAACTGCAAAAGCTTAAAACGGAAGAATTCAGGCAAAAAGCGGCGGAAGCACTGTGTGAAGCCGTAATTCAGGCTTTGGCGGAAGTAGAATAG
- the galE gene encoding UDP-glucose 4-epimerase GalE gives MAVLVTGGAGYIGSHTVAELVEKKEEVIVVDNLEKGHRDAVAGAKLIVGDLRDKEFVKKVFLENDIEAVIHFAAYIEVGESVQNPLKYYNNNVIATLNLLTAMEEAKVDKIVFSSTAATYGEPENIPILETDRTLPTNPYGETKLAVEKALKWCDRAYGIKYIALRYFNASGAHESGEIGEDHSPESHLIPLVIQAALGKRESIKIFGNDYNTPDGTCIRDYIHVSDLANAHYLALQRLREGKESAVYNLGNGKGFSVKEVIDVVRKVTGRPIKVEDAPRRPGDPAVLVASSEKIKKELNWQPRMADLETIVSTAWKWHLSHPNGYNDK, from the coding sequence GTGGCAGTATTGGTTACAGGAGGAGCAGGTTATATTGGAAGCCACACAGTGGCGGAACTTGTAGAAAAGAAGGAAGAGGTAATAGTTGTCGATAACCTTGAAAAAGGCCACAGGGATGCTGTGGCAGGAGCGAAACTTATTGTAGGTGATTTAAGGGATAAAGAATTTGTGAAAAAAGTATTTTTGGAAAACGATATTGAAGCGGTTATCCATTTTGCGGCTTATATTGAAGTAGGCGAAAGCGTCCAAAATCCCTTAAAATATTATAACAACAATGTTATCGCAACTTTAAACCTTCTTACGGCAATGGAAGAGGCAAAAGTCGACAAAATTGTATTTTCTTCCACGGCGGCAACCTATGGTGAGCCGGAAAACATACCGATCTTGGAGACTGACAGAACCCTTCCCACCAATCCGTACGGTGAAACCAAGCTGGCTGTTGAAAAGGCTCTTAAGTGGTGTGACAGAGCTTATGGTATTAAATACATTGCCTTGAGGTATTTTAATGCCAGCGGTGCCCATGAAAGCGGAGAAATAGGCGAGGACCATTCTCCCGAAAGCCATTTGATTCCCCTTGTTATCCAGGCAGCCCTGGGTAAAAGGGAATCCATAAAGATATTCGGAAATGATTATAATACTCCGGACGGAACATGTATAAGGGATTACATACACGTTTCCGACCTTGCAAACGCCCACTATCTTGCGTTGCAAAGGCTCAGAGAAGGCAAGGAAAGCGCGGTTTACAATCTTGGAAACGGAAAAGGTTTTTCCGTAAAAGAGGTTATTGATGTGGTACGAAAAGTCACGGGAAGACCGATAAAAGTTGAAGACGCTCCGAGAAGACCCGGAGACCCGGCAGTACTGGTTGCTTCATCGGAAAAAATCAAAAAGGAGCTGAACTGGCAGCCACGCATGGCTGATCTCGAGACAATTGTAAGCACTGCGTGGAAATGGCACTTATCCCATCCGAACGGCTATAATGACAAATAA
- a CDS encoding GerMN domain-containing protein has protein sequence MKKLGCLVIALLVAFLFGCQVPTDKTTENENGVNSPDIDKEVMSLNDAIDEKENGERNEEGAAGESGKESSKSPEAWKESVLSTVEPSVENGESKEKSKEKTKIAVTVYYRDSDNCLIPITRDIYKEEGIAKAALRCMVDNDSNRSAVQSLGLYPVLPEGTEILGMNIKDGIATVDFNSRILDYKDKTAENNIVAGVVYCLTEFSTIDGVKILVEGMEKEKLQYGADISGVLDRDNVLINSDKVNLQDKLKKADIYMFKYIKDKNEFIIPISMEYIGVPEEELPAQIIRMLAEKPANERIYSLIPSGVEVLGSRIEGNLLILDFNKEIKNYGGTAREEGILKQILYSMKQLKNIEKIRILIEGKKDHLPEGTDISGEMLLPVEINRQKDL, from the coding sequence ATGAAGAAGCTGGGATGTCTTGTTATTGCTTTACTGGTTGCATTTTTGTTCGGATGTCAGGTACCGACGGATAAAACAACTGAAAATGAAAACGGTGTGAACAGCCCGGATATTGATAAAGAAGTTATGAGCTTGAATGACGCAATAGATGAGAAAGAAAATGGGGAAAGAAATGAGGAAGGTGCTGCAGGTGAGAGCGGCAAAGAATCAAGTAAATCTCCGGAGGCTTGGAAGGAAAGTGTATTAAGCACTGTGGAGCCGTCGGTGGAAAATGGTGAAAGTAAGGAAAAAAGCAAGGAAAAAACGAAAATTGCTGTGACCGTGTATTACAGGGACAGCGACAACTGCCTCATTCCTATAACGAGAGATATTTATAAAGAAGAGGGCATTGCCAAAGCCGCTTTAAGATGCATGGTAGACAATGATTCAAATCGCAGTGCGGTGCAATCTCTGGGACTTTATCCTGTTTTGCCGGAAGGTACCGAAATATTGGGAATGAACATAAAAGACGGTATCGCAACGGTTGACTTTAATAGCCGTATTTTGGACTACAAAGACAAAACAGCTGAGAATAATATAGTGGCGGGTGTTGTATACTGTCTTACTGAGTTTAGCACAATTGACGGCGTAAAAATATTGGTTGAAGGCATGGAAAAGGAAAAACTGCAATATGGCGCCGATATATCCGGTGTTCTTGACAGAGACAATGTGCTTATAAATTCGGATAAGGTAAACCTTCAGGACAAACTGAAAAAAGCGGACATTTACATGTTTAAGTACATAAAAGACAAAAATGAGTTTATTATTCCGATTTCAATGGAATATATCGGTGTTCCGGAGGAAGAACTTCCGGCGCAGATAATAAGAATGCTGGCTGAAAAGCCTGCCAACGAGAGAATTTATTCTTTGATTCCGTCGGGAGTCGAGGTGCTTGGCAGCAGGATTGAGGGAAACCTTCTTATATTGGATTTTAACAAAGAAATAAAAAACTACGGGGGCACGGCCAGGGAAGAAGGTATTTTGAAGCAGATACTGTATAGTATGAAGCAGCTTAAAAATATTGAGAAAATACGAATTCTTATTGAGGGCAAAAAAGACCATCTTCCCGAAGGTACCGACATATCCGGCGAGATGTTGCTTCCTGTGGAAATTAACAGACAAAAAGACTTGTAA
- the rph gene encoding ribonuclease PH yields the protein MLRIDGRGQSDLRPVKITRNYIKHAEGSVLIEMGDTKVICTATVDDKVPPFKKNTGEGWVTAEYSMLPRATAARNPRDISKLKLSGRSQEIQRLIGRALRSVVNLNLLGEREIIIDCDVIQADGGTRTASITGGFVALVDACKKLVDDGIIEKIPVTDFLAAVSVGIVDGEEMLDLCYMEDSNAATDMNVVMTSKGEFIEIQATGEQLPFKKEQFDKLLSFAEKGISQLIEIQKDALGQVASEVGRVTKDEKICNCNEEQGQA from the coding sequence ATGTTGAGAATTGATGGAAGAGGCCAGTCTGATTTAAGACCGGTAAAAATAACGCGAAACTATATCAAGCACGCCGAGGGCTCGGTTTTGATTGAGATGGGGGATACAAAGGTAATTTGTACGGCCACTGTGGACGACAAAGTGCCTCCTTTTAAGAAAAACACCGGAGAAGGATGGGTTACCGCGGAATATTCAATGCTGCCGAGGGCTACTGCGGCCCGTAATCCAAGAGATATAAGCAAACTGAAGCTCAGCGGAAGAAGCCAGGAAATACAAAGGCTTATAGGAAGAGCACTTCGCTCGGTGGTGAATTTGAACCTTTTGGGAGAGAGGGAAATTATAATAGACTGTGACGTTATTCAGGCGGACGGCGGCACAAGAACCGCCTCGATTACCGGCGGTTTTGTCGCTTTGGTGGATGCCTGCAAGAAACTTGTGGATGACGGCATAATTGAAAAAATACCGGTGACCGACTTTTTGGCAGCGGTAAGTGTCGGTATTGTAGACGGCGAGGAAATGCTTGATTTGTGCTACATGGAGGATTCGAATGCTGCCACTGACATGAATGTCGTGATGACATCAAAAGGCGAATTTATTGAGATTCAGGCTACCGGTGAGCAATTACCTTTCAAAAAAGAGCAGTTTGACAAACTTTTAAGTTTTGCGGAAAAAGGTATAAGTCAGTTGATTGAAATACAAAAAGATGCTTTGGGTCAGGTAGCAAGTGAGGTTGGGAGAGTTACGAAAGATGAGAAAATTTGTAATTGCAACGAAGAACAAGGGCAAGCTTAA
- a CDS encoding XTP/dITP diphosphatase, with amino-acid sequence MRKFVIATKNKGKLKEIQEILDGLDFEVVSMEEMGITKDIEESGSTFEENALIKAREVYKACGEIVMADDSGLEVDYLNGAPGIYSSRFAGEGASDEDRNNKLLSLLKDVPFEQRKARFVCVIAVILSDEEYFTVRGTVEGYIGFEPKGDNGFGYDPLFFIPEYNMTAAQMKPSKKHEISHRGKAMRMMLEELKKRLDL; translated from the coding sequence ATGAGAAAATTTGTAATTGCAACGAAGAACAAGGGCAAGCTTAAGGAAATACAGGAAATATTGGACGGACTTGATTTTGAAGTTGTATCAATGGAGGAAATGGGCATAACCAAGGATATTGAAGAGTCCGGAAGCACTTTCGAGGAAAATGCCCTTATCAAAGCGAGGGAAGTTTATAAAGCTTGCGGCGAGATAGTGATGGCCGATGATTCGGGCCTGGAAGTGGACTATTTAAACGGTGCTCCCGGTATTTATTCTTCAAGATTTGCAGGAGAAGGGGCAAGTGACGAGGACAGGAACAACAAGCTTCTCTCGCTTTTAAAAGATGTGCCCTTCGAGCAAAGAAAAGCAAGGTTTGTGTGCGTTATTGCGGTGATACTTTCCGATGAAGAATATTTTACGGTAAGGGGAACCGTTGAAGGTTACATAGGCTTTGAACCTAAAGGCGACAATGGCTTTGGGTATGACCCTTTGTTTTTTATTCCGGAATATAATATGACGGCGGCACAAATGAAGCCGTCCAAAAAGCATGAAATAAGCCATCGGGGAAAAGCCATGAGAATGATGCTTGAAGAGCTTAAAAAGAGGTTGGACCTGTAA
- a CDS encoding serpin family protein, whose amino-acid sequence MQKKLICFLVFALLSSFLFVGNSFADGNWKTYYELYPDPVVTDTSAVIRFKIIKVKIDDYITMPGYVYDVEYWKTDEPSNVMHSYNILWGESSKQISEGISEVVYRTELTGLEPNTEYTYKIYGQMPIRNKEGTPETITFKTLPKKLVYGELNGDGKINSSDLNMMKRYLLRLIDGLNDTACADLNGDGKINSSDYSILKRYLLRMIDKFPVEKEEKNEGVSENFIRGNSNFAFNIFKEINKDEQGKNVFISPFGISTALSMVYQGAKSDTREEMAKVLGYEGLDIEEVNKSYKYLLQYFNGLDNDTKIKSSNSIWMNSLHGNAIKEDFISTNKDVFDALAETRDFSDKGVVDEINDWISKATEGQIDKMLSEIDMDMLAYIISALYFKGTWTEEFDIEKTVSVPFASEDGGADHVMMMRKELCTIEFGEGDGYKAVRLPYGDGEMAMYCILPDEDTSINDFIQKLDLSMWEKIKNSITKRENGTIYLPRFKMEYAKGESGSIMESLKALGMKKAFEEDADLSGMTEADAFISDVLHKAVVEVNEKGTEASGVVVIPIAPTSIAPGPKFIANRPFAFVIADEKYDTILFMGKLCDGGLIN is encoded by the coding sequence ATGCAAAAGAAATTAATTTGTTTCCTGGTTTTTGCATTGCTGTCTTCTTTTTTGTTTGTCGGCAACTCATTTGCGGACGGAAACTGGAAAACTTATTACGAGTTATATCCTGATCCGGTTGTGACGGATACCAGTGCTGTCATTAGATTTAAGATTATCAAAGTAAAAATTGACGACTATATAACAATGCCGGGATATGTGTACGATGTTGAATACTGGAAAACTGATGAACCTTCAAACGTTATGCATAGCTACAACATCTTATGGGGGGAATCCAGCAAGCAGATCTCAGAAGGGATTAGTGAAGTAGTGTATAGGACTGAGCTAACCGGTTTGGAGCCGAACACAGAGTATACATATAAGATTTATGGACAAATGCCTATTCGGAATAAAGAAGGTACTCCTGAAACTATCACATTTAAGACCCTTCCTAAAAAACTTGTTTATGGTGAGTTGAATGGAGACGGAAAAATAAACAGCTCGGATCTTAACATGATGAAACGTTATTTACTCCGTTTGATAGACGGATTAAATGACACTGCTTGTGCGGATTTGAACGGAGATGGGAAAATAAACAGTTCTGACTATAGTATTTTAAAAAGGTATCTTCTTCGTATGATTGACAAATTTCCTGTAGAAAAGGAAGAAAAAAATGAAGGTGTAAGTGAAAACTTTATTAGAGGAAACAGCAATTTTGCATTTAACATTTTCAAAGAAATTAATAAAGATGAACAGGGCAAAAATGTGTTCATTTCTCCTTTTGGCATTTCAACTGCACTTTCCATGGTATATCAGGGGGCAAAATCCGATACCAGGGAAGAAATGGCGAAGGTTTTGGGCTATGAAGGACTTGATATTGAAGAGGTTAACAAAAGCTACAAGTATTTATTGCAATATTTTAATGGTCTTGATAATGATACAAAAATTAAAAGCAGCAATTCAATTTGGATGAATTCTTTACACGGCAATGCTATTAAAGAAGATTTCATATCCACAAACAAGGATGTGTTTGATGCGTTGGCTGAGACCCGCGACTTTTCTGATAAAGGTGTTGTGGATGAGATAAATGATTGGATCAGCAAGGCTACAGAAGGTCAAATAGACAAGATGCTCAGCGAAATTGATATGGATATGCTGGCGTATATTATATCTGCATTGTATTTTAAAGGTACATGGACGGAAGAGTTTGATATTGAGAAAACGGTTAGTGTGCCTTTTGCATCTGAGGACGGCGGCGCTGACCATGTTATGATGATGAGAAAGGAACTCTGCACTATAGAATTCGGTGAAGGTGATGGATACAAGGCTGTAAGATTGCCATATGGTGATGGTGAAATGGCCATGTATTGTATTCTTCCCGATGAAGATACATCGATAAATGATTTTATTCAGAAGTTGGATTTGTCCATGTGGGAGAAAATTAAAAACAGTATAACTAAAAGAGAAAACGGAACGATTTATTTACCTCGCTTTAAAATGGAGTATGCCAAGGGCGAAAGCGGCAGTATAATGGAAAGTTTGAAGGCTTTAGGTATGAAAAAGGCGTTTGAGGAAGACGCTGACTTGTCCGGTATGACTGAAGCCGACGCATTTATTAGTGATGTTTTGCATAAGGCAGTAGTGGAAGTAAATGAAAAAGGAACGGAAGCTTCCGGAGTGGTTGTAATACCTATAGCTCCGACGAGTATAGCACCCGGACCCAAGTTTATTGCAAACAGACCGTTTGCATTCGTAATTGCGGATGAAAAATATGACACAATACTCTTTATGGGTAAATTATGTGACGGCGGGTTGATTAATTAA